In Nitrospirota bacterium, a single window of DNA contains:
- a CDS encoding SIS domain-containing protein: protein MEILHQKVRDLFDNSIETKKDFVNGSADKIVQAVQKTVEALKKGQKLLFFGNGGSACDASHLAAEFVNRFKIERPGLPALALATDMAVITSISNDYDYSEIFSRQIRTLGEAGDIAFAISTSGNSPNVIKGVLAAKEKGIKTIGLTGGTGGKLASLSDLAFIVPSASTARIQETHITLGHVICELVDELLYGSLKQP, encoded by the coding sequence ATGGAAATTCTTCATCAAAAAGTCCGCGACCTTTTTGACAACAGTATTGAAACCAAAAAAGATTTTGTCAATGGGTCTGCTGATAAAATCGTTCAGGCCGTTCAGAAAACTGTAGAAGCCTTAAAAAAAGGCCAAAAACTCCTGTTTTTTGGAAACGGTGGAAGCGCCTGTGACGCTTCTCATCTTGCGGCGGAATTCGTAAACCGGTTTAAAATCGAGCGCCCCGGTCTTCCCGCGCTTGCTCTGGCAACCGATATGGCCGTCATCACCAGTATCAGCAATGATTATGATTATTCCGAGATTTTTTCCCGCCAGATTCGAACGCTTGGAGAAGCCGGTGATATTGCTTTTGCGATCAGCACAAGCGGAAATTCTCCCAATGTGATTAAAGGCGTCTTGGCCGCGAAAGAAAAGGGAATTAAAACGATCGGGTTAACCGGAGGGACAGGGGGGAAACTCGCCTCTTTGTCGGACCTGGCGTTTATCGTCCCGTCTGCCAGCACGGCCAGAATCCAGGAGACCCATATCACGCTCGGACATGTCATCTGTGAACTGGTTGATGAATTATTATACGGATCGCTTAAGCAACCCTGA